A genomic stretch from Vanrija pseudolonga chromosome 6, complete sequence includes:
- the NRG1 gene encoding Transcriptional regulator NRG1, which translates to MSTEASPQQPTHLGQTYAQAAMSVGTAPNGGQPPAHLLGPDSGNRSYADSDAAASAPDSPAVPPTKGKNGATGPAEGKPKPHVCPICQRGFTTGGHLQRHQRIHTGIKAFKCPYPGCETRTSRQDNLQQHYRTHLSPTLRRGSGTAARQAVAAAMMAAGLKSSTSRQPRKSKGSQVGTPGSSSGASGVHGQSPYQTPTQGAAPYGGYMYDPNQHGYPSYPPTMPPGVGGGGMPQPQSAQSSRVPSPVNGHSSQSGGVPSAHHQQYFSQPFSPAYAYPNSSYGQAYRYGQPGAVPSPYGPPSHHSIYSQGIAPEHGGQQHMYSPLQTGFAPHSRDSQYNVINPSGYASQAPMGNGYPPRTQTS; encoded by the exons aTGTCAACCGAGGCATCGCCACAGCAACCTACTCACCTCGGCCAAACCTACGCTCAAGCAGCCATGTCTGTTGGAACCGCTCCTAACGGTGGTCAGCCTCCGGCCCACCTTCTCGGCCCCGACTCGGGCAACCGCTCCTACGCCGACTCtgacgcggcggcctcggctccCGACTCGCCTGCCGTCCCCCccaccaagggcaagaacGGCGCGACTGGccccgccgagggcaagcccAAGCCTCACGTGTGCCCCATCTGCCAGCGCGGCTTCACCACTGGAGGTCACCTCCAGCGTCACCAGCGGATACATACGGGCATCAAGGCGTTCAAGTGCCCTTACCCCGGCTGTGAGACGAGGACTAGTCGTCAGGACAACCTCCAGCAGCACTACCGCACCCACCTGTCCCCCACCCTCCGACGAGGatcgggcacggcggcgcgccaggctGTTGCTGCGGCCATGATGGCTGCTGGCCTcaagtcgtcgacgagccgtcAGCCTCGCAAGTCGAAGGGCTCGCAGGTTGGCACCCCCGGCTCATCATCGGGTGCGAGTGGCGTCCACGGCCAGTCGCCGTACCAGACCCCCACGCAGGGCGCTGCTCCGTACGGCGGCTACATGTACGACCCCAACCAGCACGGCTACCCGTCGTACCCGCCTACGATGCCtcccggcgtcggcggcggcggcatgcccCAGCCCCAGTCGGCCCAGTCGAGCCGTGTGCCCTCGCCCGTCAACGGCCACTCTTCGCAGAGCGGCGGTGTGCCCTCGGCGCACCACCAGCAGTACTTCTCGCAGCCCTTCTCGCCCGCCTACGCCTACCCCAACTCGTCGTACGGCCAGGCGTACCGCTACGGCCAGCCCGGCGCTGTTCCCTCCCCCTACGGCCCGCCCTCGCACCACTCGATCTACTCGCAAGGCATCGCTCCCGAGCACGGCGGTCAGCAGCACATGTACTCGCCTCTGCAGACTGGCTTTGCCCCCCACTCGCGCGACTCGCAGTACAATGTCATCAACCCCAGTGGATACGCAAGCCAGGCCCCAATGGGCAATGGATACCCCCCCAGGACGCAAACTA GCTGA
- the RPAP3 gene encoding RNA polymerase II-associated protein 3: MSRAASEAARAEGNAAFRKGKWSDAAQAYTRAIEADSSDPVPYANRAQVWLKLERYPAAEADATRAIERNGGVKASFRRALARRAQGKLPSAAADLRSVLAAEPNNAPAAAELEEVDREIREGRDVAEEQAAPAPAPAVKQPPKLAPVPAAASPAAARSAERKPAAVASTSTPAPAPKPQRDTSLLDASFGAPRQPSRISSIVPPSARESDPEPAPPAPAAAASSSFASLRHARGARPAYAGAGSAPLLSTTAEQDAAAARATDFLRKPAAVPVAPPPPPPRPTVAPPPDPTSTAPGAGLALLRALRSLSPAEGQAYLRHYPASNIARITAPVLEPDSLGLLLAALGAGGPEDAEWTREVLSGLRATPRWRMNAAMLSSAERKAGERAWALAGGEGPL; encoded by the exons ATGAGCCGCGCAGCTTCAGAAGCGGCACGCGCAGAG gGCAACGCAGCCTTCCGCAAAGGCAAGTggagcgacgccgcgcaggcgtACACGCGCGCGATCGAGGCGGACTCGTCAGACCCGGTACCGTACGCCAACCGCGCGCAGGTGTggctcaagctcgagcg GTatcccgccgccgaggccgacgcgaccCGTGCCATCGAGCGCAACGGCGGCGTGAAGGCGTCcttccgccgcgcgctcgcccgcagGGCGCAGGGCAAGCTCCCCTCCGCTGCGGCCGACCTGCGCtccgtgctcgccgccgagccgaacaatgcgccggcggcggctgagctcgaggaggtggaccGCGAGATTAGGGAGGGGCGggatgtcgccgaggagcaggcagcgcccgcgccggcgccagctgTCAAGCAGCCGCCCAAGCTTGCGCCtgtgcctgctgctgcctcgcccgctgccgcgcgctccgccgagcgcaagcccgcggcggtcgcctcgacgtcgacaccagCCCCAGCACCTAAGCCCCAGCGCGACACgagcctcctcgacgcgtcgttcGGCGCGCCAAGGCAGCCGTCAAGAATATCGTCCATCGTCCCGCCATCAGCGCGCGAGTCAGACCCAGaaccagcgccgccagccccggcagcagccgcatcgtcgtcattcgcctcgctccgacatgcgcgcggcgcgcggccagcgTACGCGGGTGCTGGATCGGCACCACTCCTCTCCACTACGGCAGAGCAGGacgcggctgcggcgcgcgcgaccgacTTTCTGCGCAAGCCTGCGGCAGTGCCAGTCGCgccccctccaccaccaccgcgaccgaccgtcgccccgccgcccgacccGACGTCCACAGCCCCAGgtgccggcctcgccctcctccgcgcactgcgctcgctgtcgccggcAGAGGGACAAGCGTACCTCCGCCACTACCCTGCGTCCAACATAGCGCGCATCacggcgccggtgctcgAGCCTGACTCGCTTGGGCTGCTCCttgccgcgctgggcgctggcgggcccgaggacgccgagtggACGCGCGAGGTGCTCTCTGGGCTTAGGGCCACGCCTAGGTGGCGCATGAACGCCGCCATGTTGAGCTCGGCCGAGCGGAAGGCCGGGGAGCGGGCGTGGGCTCTGGCTGGAGGTGAGGGGCCATTGTAG
- the YPL109C gene encoding ABC1 family protein, mitochondrial, translated as MLPMRHRTLAAVARQLARRANHTSPQPPASAASGAQSQDQQATSAAAEPQPITGSAKLFLDAIEEESNKATSSRAHLIHTQGPIWTGDESTHDAVLRMLVDAYKPLRTGEGIKHDASEKRIHDWMKNYNPELPSPTGQPQSPPPPSLSQLLSTDGSPHRTTIPPHLHRPWHATYTGDNQVFEGPKVKYGEMMENQRSDPDALENLMELKLPLDPNGTQKAKARSTQHKIKLQGRLGRAREGALDYRLGISDGDLTDIGVENDEVEKFSGNRQIRGSSALGAARGGASGMKAWAGLVEDRIQRAQSTGFFDNVKGRGAALQYDPEMKNPHLETGEVFMNRIVKRQGALPPWIEIQQVADADIRGFRSLLLETYTRHLVRDILSKNSIDLLPPLRAIPGRDEVWEAQHRKFHEENIKQINNQLRRMNAQAPSPSRRSLMSLENELNRVRGDVLRDNVWKELHEKVAEIRAIDARGPRRRNSKLLDAFNNVNNGGNNFVQRLGASAGSSSGGWGNGPDATMPHHNPNAGGGMGLLVFAGVGIGAVVYYKTQEPTRNDAPEPEPVVELIPVHEEEEEVQDRFVASSVSEAHFSPIHFIRTHIIEPILTVVRFLHLALLFGPVILTSPMLLVGSTKPRRQGPNSAPPEDNWGAVWWYGFLVAQMERAGPSFIKLGQWAASRTDLFPAALCEKMSKLHSSNNPHPFKHTKKVIETAFGLSFDDIFEEFERTPIGCGAIAQVYRAKLRPEILTNTRSEAEQLVEEMELQSGDRRIVTEVAIKVLHPRVRRLIRRDIAIMSVFANIINAFPGMEWISLPEEVHVFGDMMNQQLDLRVESSNLEKFIANFRYRGNSVTFPQPIHLGRNGTERAKQARRDVLIEEYEDALPLKYFLKNGGGPFDEKIANIGLDAFLKMLLLDNWTHGDLHPGNIMVRFVLPDTTDLLQPLLKRFQRAPEVVPPIPTESISETLLVHELRDIADDKEKWLDRLEELDKEGYTPQLVFIDAGLVTSLDATNRRNFLDLFQAVAEFDGYKTGMLMVERCRHPELAIDVETFALKMQHLILSIKSKTFSLAKIKISDILTDVLSAVRTHHVKLEGDFVNTVISILLLEGIGRQLDPDMDLFKSALPILRQVGRQMSTREAVTSVGTGSIWAMFKLWVWAEARSVAGEGRALDEWIKYDYLSPNI; from the exons ATGCTGCCCATGCGACATCGCACGCtggcagcggtggcgaggCAGCTCGCCAGGCGTGCCAACCACACCAgcccccagccgccggcatcggcagccagcggcgcgcagTCACAAGACCAGCAGGCGACGTCGGCTGCGGCAGAGCCGCAACCCATCACTGGCTCGGCCAAGCTCTTCCTCGATGCGATAGAGGAAGAGAGCAACAAGGCGACCTCGAGCCGCGCCCATCTCATCCACACCCAGGGCCCCATCTGGACCGGCGATGAGTCGACCCACGATGCCGTCCTCCgcatgctcgtcgacgcgtacAAGCCCCTGCGAACGGGTGAAGGGATCAAGCATGACGCCTCGGAGAAGCGGATACACGACTGGATGAAGAACTACAACCCCGAGTTGCCGAGCCCAACGGGGCAGCCAcagtcaccaccaccaccttcccTCAGCCAATTGTTATCTACAGATGGCAGCCCCCACCGCACGACTATCCCTCCCCATCTCCACCGCCCTTGGCACGCGACATATACCGGCGACAACCAAGTGTTTGAGGGCCCCAAAGTCAAGTATGGGGAGATGATGGAAAATCAGAGGTCTGACCCAGACGCGCTGGAAAATCTCATGGAGCTCAAGCTGCCCCTCGACCCGAATGGAACgcagaaggccaaggctaGGAGTACCCAGCACAAAATCAAGCTCCAGGGACGACTGGGACGCGCCCGTGAGGGTGCGCTGGATTATCGATTGGGGATCAGCGATGGCGACCTCACCGACATTGGCGTGGAgaacgacgaggtggagaagtTTTCGGGGAATCGCCAGATCCGGGGAAGCAGCGCTCTCGGTGCCGCGCGCGGAGGTGCAAGTGGTATGAAGGCTTGGGCGGGATTGGTGGAAGACAGAATACAG CGCGCACAGTCAACGGGCTTCTTTGACAACGTCAAGGGTAGAGGAGCGGCACTGCAGTACGACCCAGAAATGAAGAACCCGCACCTGGAGACGGGTGAGGTGTTCATGAACCGCATCGTCAAGCGACAAGGCGCACTGCCTCCATGGATCGAGATCCAGCAAGTAGCCGATGCCGATATCCGTGGGTTCCGCTCGTTGCTTCTCGAGACCTATACCCGACACCTGGTACGCGACATTCTCAGCAAGAACAGCATCGACCTTCTTCCGCCTCTACGCGCCATCCCTGGGCGTGACGAGGTGTGGGAAGCACAACATCGCAAGTTCCACGAAGAGAACATCAAGCAGATCAACAACCAGCTTCGTCGCATGAACGCTCAGGCACCGAGCCCGTCCCGCAGGAGCCTGATGTCACTGGAGAACGAGCTGAACAGGGTCCGAGGAGACGTTCTCCGAGACAATGTCTGGAAAGAGCTGCACGAAAAGGTGGCCGAGATTCGGGCAATAGACGCCCGCGGTCCCCGCCGGCGCAACTCGAAGCTCCTCGATGCGTTCAATAACGTGAACAATGGCGGTAACAACTTTGTGCAGCGTCTCGGTGCATCAGCTGGCTCGTCATCAGGAGGCTGGGGTAACGGCCCAGACGCCACCATGCCGCACCACAACCCCAATGCTGGTGGCGGTATGGGCTTACTCGTCttcgctggcgtcggcatcggtgCCGTCGTTTACTACAAGACACAGGAGCCTACACGTAACGACGCTCCGGAGCCCGAGCCTGTCGTTGAACTCATCCCCGTccacgaggaggaggaggaagtgCAAGACCGATTCGTcgcgtcgtccgtgtcggaGGCACACTTCTCGCCGATCCACTTTATCAGGACGCACATCATCGAGCCCATCCTCACGGTCGTCCgcttcctccacctcgcccttctcTTTGGTCCTGTGATCTTGACATCACCGATGCTGCTTGTCGGGTCGACAAAGCCGCGGAGGCAAGGGCCGAACTCTGCGCCACCCGAGGACAACTGGGGCGCGGTGTGGTGGTACGGtttcctcgtcgcgcagatGGAGCGTGCCGGACCGTCGTTCATCAAGCTGGGCCAGTGGGCTGCGTCTCGCACCGACTTGTTCCCCGCGGCACTCTGTGAAAAGATGTCCAAGCTGCACTCGAGTAACAACCCGCACCCATTCAAGCACACCAAGAAGGTAATCGAGACGGCGTTTGGTCTCAGCTTTGACGACATCTTCGAAGAGTTTGAGCGCACGCCCATAGGATGTGGCGCGATTGCGCAAGTCTACCGCGCCAAGCTCCGTCCCGAGATTCTGACCAACACACGatccgaggccgagcagctcgtcgaggagatggagcTACAGAGCGGCGACAGACGGATCGTGACCGAGGTCGCTATCAAGGTCCTGCACCCGCGCGTGCGGAGGCTGATTCGCCGTGACATCGCCATCATGTCCGTCTTTGCCAACATCATCAACGCGTTCCCCGGCATGGAGTGGATCTCGCTCCCAGAGGAGGTTCATGTCTTCGGCGACATGATGAACCAGCAGCTTGACCTACGCGTCGAGTCATCCAATCTCGAAAAGTTCATTGCCAACTTCCGTTACCGCGGTAACTCGGTCACATTCCCTCAGCCCATCCACCTTGGCCGCAATGGCACCGAACGAGCGAAGCAGGCTCGCCGGGATGTGCTGATCGAAGAGTACGAAGACGCCCTGCCGCTCAAGTACTTCCTGAAGAATGGCGGCGGGCCTTTCGACGAGAAGATCGCCAACattggcctcgacgccttcCTCAAGATGCTTCTGCTAGACAACTGGACTCACGGAGATCTGCATCC GGGCAACATCATGGTTCGCTTTGTGCTGCCGGACACCACGGACCTGCTTCAGCCACTACTTAAGAGGTTTCAGCGGGCACCAGAAGTCGTCCCGCCGATCCCCACCGAGTCGATTTCCGAGACCTTACTCGTCCACGAGCTGCGTGACATTGCagacgacaaggagaagtGGCTCGACCGGCTGGAGGAGCTCGATAAGGAGGGATACACGCCGCAGCTTGTCTTCATCGACGCTGGCCTCGTCACCAGCCTCGACGCAACTAACCGGCGTAACTTCCTCGATCTTTTCCAGGCGGTCGCCGAGTTTGACGGCTACAAGACGGGCATGCTGATGGTGGAGCGGTGCCGGCACCCAGAGCTCGCTATCGACGTCGAGACCTTCGCTCTCAAGATGCAGCACCTGATCCTCAGCATCAAGTCCAAGACCTTCTCCCTGGCCAAGATCAAGATCTCGGACATCTTGACCGACGTGCTCTCCGCTGTGCGGACACACCacgtcaagctcgagggcgacttTGTGAACACAGTCATCTCGatcctgctcctcgagggcattgggcggcagctcgaccccgacatGGACCTGTTCAAGAGCGCGCTGCCAATCCTCCGCCAGGTCGGCCGGCAGATGAGCACACGCGAGGCCGTGACCAGTGTCGGCACGGGCAGTATCTGGGCCATGTTCAAGCTCTGGGTgtgggccgaggcgcggtCCGTTGCAGGCGAGGGGCGCGCGCTGGACGAGTGGATCAAG TACGACTACCTCAGCCCCAACATCTAG
- the CNA04240 gene encoding Inosine-5'-monophosphate dehydrogenase: MSPIANGTATPAGAPPRAAEALPASEAIAYLEQYGRGDGLSLAELMDSRKNGGLTYNDFLMLPGKIDFPASEVSLQTRVTRNILLNAPFLSSPMDTVTEDRMAIAIALHGGLGIIHHNCSPEEQAAMVRKVKKFENGFIPEPLCLGPDGVVGDVLRVKEKFGFCGVPITANGKIGGKLLGIVTGRDVQFRAESTPLTEVMTKDIVTGDAGLSLEQANTILRDSKKGKLPIIDKEGNLVSLVARSDLLKNQNYPLASKVPSSKQLYCGAAIGTRPGDRDRLKLLVEAGLDVVVLDSSQGNSIFQIEFVKWIKQTFPKLDVIGGNVVTREQAAQLIAAGVDGLRIGMGSGSICITQEVMAVGRPQGTAVNAVSEFASRFGVPTIADGGISNIGHIAKALSLGANAVMMGGMLAGTTESPGEYFYHEGKRVKLYRGMGSIEAMEHTAGGAKAGTAANNAATARYFSETDTVKVAQGVSGDVQDKGSVNKFVPYLYTGLQHSLQDSGIRSVVALQEGARDGTVRFELRTASAQIEGGVHGLNSYTKRLFA, encoded by the exons ATGTCCCCCATTGCTAACGGTACCGCTacccccgccggcgcgcctccccgcgccgccgaggctctCCCCGCCTCGGAGGCCATCGCCTACCTCGAGCAGTACGGCCGTGGCGACGGCCTGTCGCTTGCCGAGCTCATGGACTCGCGCAAGAACGGCGGCCTCACTTACAACGACTTCCTCATGCTCCCCGGCAAGATCGACTTCCCC GCTTCCGAGGTCTCGCTCCAGACCCGCGTGACCCGCAACATTCTCCTCAACGCCCCCTTCCTCTCGTCCCCCATGGACACGGTCACCGAGGACCG CATggccatcgccatcgccctccACGGTGGTCTCGGCATTATCCACCACAACTGCTCccccgaggagcaggccgccATGGTCCGCAAGGTCAAGAAGTTTGAGAACGGCTTCATCCCCGAGCCCCTCTGCCTCGGCCccgacggcgtcgttggcgacGTCCTCCGCGTCAAGGAGAAGTTTGGCTTCTGTGGCGTTCCCATCACTG CCAACGGCAAGATCggcggcaagctcctcggtATCGTCACCGGCCGTGACGTCCAGTTCCGTGCCGAGTCGACCCCCCTCACCGAGGTCATGACCAAGGACATTGTCACTGGCGACGCTGGTCTCTcgctcgagcaggccaaCACCATCCTCCGCGACTCgaagaagggcaagctcCCTATCATTGACAAGGAGGGTAacctcgtctcgctcgtcgcccgctcCGACTTGCTCAAGAACCAGAACTACCCCCTCGCCTCCAAGGTCCCCTCGTCCAAGCAGCTCTACTGCGGTGCCGCTATCGGCACCCGCCCCGGTGACCGTGACCGCCTCAAGCTCCTCGTtgaggccggcctcgacgttgtcgtcctcgactcGTCGCAGGGCAACTCCATCTTCCAGATCGAGTTTGTTAAGTGGATCAAGCAGACCTTCCCCAAGCTTGACGTTAtcggcggcaacgtcgtCACCCGTGAGCAGGCTGCCCAGCTCatcgctgccggcgtcgacggtcTCCGTATCGGCatgggctcgggctcgatcTGTATCACCCAGGAGGTCATGGCCGTTGGCCGTCCCCAGGGCACGGCTGTCAACGCCGTCTCCGAGTTCGCCTCGCGTTTCGGTGTCCCCACCATTGCCGACGGTGGTATCTCCAACATCGGCCACATTGCCAAGGCCCTCTCGCTCGGTGCCAACGCCGTCATGATGGGCGGTATGCTCGCCGGCACCACCGAGTCGCCCGGAGAGTACTTCTACCACGAGGGCAAGCGCGTCAAGCTCTACCGTGGTATGGGCTCGATCGAGGCCATGGAGCACACTGCTGGtggcgccaaggccggcacTGCCGCCAACAACGCCGCTACTGCCCGTTACTTCTCCGAGACCGACACTGTCAAGGTCGCCCAGGGTGTCTCGGGTGACGTCCAGGACAAGGGCTCGGTCAACAAGTTTGTCCCCTACCTCTACACTGGTCTCCAGCACTCGCTCCAGGACTCGGGTATCCGCTCGGTCGTCGCCCTCCAGGAGGGTGCCCGCGACGGCACCGTCCGCTTCGAGCTCCGCACTGCCTCGGCCCAGATCGAGGGTGGTGTCCACGGCCTCAACTCTTACACCAAGCGCCTCTTCGCCTAA
- the SSN8 gene encoding RNA polymerase II holoenzyme cyclin-like subunit produces the protein MSSNFYTSTHANYWLLTRSELQNGRETDLKYATHHQLYCLNIFFASLIQKLGKRLLLRQIPIATATVYFRRFYTKNSVCETNPYLVLAACVFVAAKVEETPVHIKSVVAEAKVVFAEHNIKMFPAEPHKLGEMEFYLLEDLDFHLVIFHPYRALVNILGREPADAGRFPKTRVEEDAEVRRIEADERKKREEEARRAGGATAVAKGLAATLEDGEGESEAERIRRLMGRGSGQGLMEIDEGTLQIAWFTINDTYRTDVPLLYPPYVVALAAVYIAFTLTTMTGSAARTRSSSQVNTLAASLENNTALGLPPPPTTAAEFLASFEVSLPVLFSCVQDIITLYPIWEAFEPSPQRASVNGAAATPGASDTAKFGPEEAEALVRKMIEEHMVDVGHPDDAGKTALAEQTKKRSRS, from the exons ATGTCGTCCAACTTTTACACGTCCACACACGCAAACTACTGGCTGCTCACGCGGTCCGAGCTCCAGAACGGACGCGAGACGGATCTCAAGTATGCGACACACCACCAGCTGTACTGCCTCAACATATTCTTCGCGTCGCTCATCCAGAAGCTCGGCAAGCGCCTCCTGCTGCGCCAGATCCCGATCGCTACGGCCACAGTCTACTTTCGGCGCTTTTACACCAAGAACAGCGTGTGCGAGACAAACCCATATCTCGTACTCGCGGCCTGTGTGTTTGTTGCGGCCAAGGTTGAAGAGACACCAGTCCACATCAAGAGCGTagtggccgaggccaaggtcgtcTTTGCAG AACACAACATTAAGATGTTTCCAGCAGAGCCACATAAGCTAGGAGAAATGGAG TTCTacctcctcgaggacctcgactTCCACCTGGTTATTTTCCACCCATACCGTGCCCTTGTCAACATTCTAGGAAGAGAACCGGCGGATGCCGGCCGATTTCCAAAAACCCGCGTGGAGGAAGACGCAGAGGTCCGGCGGATCGAAGCGGACGAGCGCaagaagcgcgaggaggaagcaaggcgcgcgggcggcgcgacagCCGTGGCCAAGGGCTTGGCCGCTACTCTCGAGGATGGAGAGGGCGAGAGCGAAGCTGAGCGGATTAGGCGCCTCATGGGCCGTGGATCAGGTCAAGGGTTGATGGAGATTGACGAAGGGACACTGCAGATTGCATG GTTTACAATCAACGACACGTACCGTACCGACGTGCCGCTGCTGTATCCGCCATACGTGGtggccctcgcggccgtgtATATCGCCTTCACATTGACTACGATGACTGGATCAGCGGCAAGAACACGCTCGTCAAGCCAGGTGAACACGCTTGCCGCATCGCTGGAGAACAACACGGCGCTCGGTctcccaccaccgccgacgacagcggccgAGTTTCTCGCCAGCTTTGAGGTCTCTCTCCCCGTGCTCTTCAGCTGCGTGCAGGACATCATCACACTCTACCCCATCTGGGAGGCGTTCGAGCCAAGCCcgcagcgcgcgagcgtcaacggcgccgcggccaccccTGGCGCGTCCGACACGGCCAAGTTCGGccccgaggaggccgaggcactCGTGCGCAAGATGATCGAGGAACACATGGTTGACGTTGGGCACCCTGATGACGCGGGCAagacggcgctcgccgagcagacCAAGAAGCGGTCCAGGTCGTAG
- the cct2 gene encoding putative T-complex protein 1 subunit beta, translating into MNVFADEATEERGENARLSSFVGAMALGDLVKSTLGPKGMNKILQSTSDGSITVTNDGATILKSISLDNPAAKILVNISKVQDDEVGDGTTSVCVLASELLREAEKLVTTSKIHPQTVVEGYRIASKAALEALADSAVDHSKDPAKFREDLFNIARTTLSSKVLSQDKDYFANLAVDAVLRLKGSTDLEHIQIIKKVGGKLTDSYLDEGFILDKQIAVNSPKRIENAKILIANTSMDTDKIKIFGARVRVDGTGKLAELERAEKEKMKSKVQAIAAHGINCFVNRQLIYNYPESLLSEAGVMSIEHADFEGVERLALVTGGEIASTFDHPEKVKIGRCDVIEEIMIGEDKLIKFSGVAHGEACTVVLRGATSQMVDEADRSLHDALSVLSQTVKETRVTLGGGCAEMLMSCKVEEAARKVSGKKALAVEAFARALRQMPTILADNGGYDSSDLVAKLRAAHFEGRSDAGLDMDKGEIASMNDLGVTESYKLKKQVVVSASEASELILRVDNILRSAPRRREAH; encoded by the exons ATGAACGTCTTTGCTGACGAG GCcaccgaggagcgcggcgagaaCGCCCGTCTGTCCTCCTTTGTCGGCGCGATGGCtctcggcgaccttgtcaAGTCGACGCTCGGACCCAAG GGCATGAACAAGATTCTGC AGTCGACGTCCGACGGCAGCATCACCGTGAccaacgacggcgccacCATCCTTAAGTCGATCAGCCTCGACAACCCTGCGGCCAAGATCCTCGTCAACATCTCCAAGGtgcaggacgacgaggtcggagACGGCACCACCTCGGTGTGTGTCCTCGCGTCCGAGCTCCTGCGTgaggccgagaagctcgTCACGACGTCCAAGATCCACCCGCAGACCGTTGTTGAGGGCTACCGCATCGCGTCCAAGGCtgcgctcgaggccctcgccgacagcgccgtcGACCACTCCAAGGACCCCGCCAAGTTCCGCGAGGACCTGTTCAACATTGCGCGCACGACGCTGTCGTCCAAGGTCCTCTCGCAGGACAAGGACTACTTTGCCAAcctggccgtcgacgccgtacTCCGCCTCAAGGGATcgaccgacctcgagcacaTCCAGATCATCAAGAAGGTCGGCGGCAAGCTCACCGACTCgtacctcgacgagggcttCATTCTCGACAAGCAGATTGCCGTCAACAGCCCCAAGAGGATAGAGAACGCCAAGATTCTGATCGCCAACACGTCGATGGACACGGACAAGATCAAGATCTTTGGTGCccgcgtccgtgtcgacgGCACTGGAaagctggccgagctcgagcgcgccgagaaggaAAAGATGAAGTCCAAGGTGCAGGCGATTGCTGCCCACGGCATCAACTGCTTTGTCAACCGCCAGCTCATCTACAACTACCCCGAGTCGCTGCTCAGCGAGGCTGGCGTCATGTCGATTGAGCACGCCGACTTTGAGGGTGTCGAGCGTCTGGCGCTTGTCACTGGTGGTGAGATTGCGTCGACCTTTGACCACCCGGAGAAGGTCAAGATCGGCCGGTGTGACGTTATCGAGGAGATCATGATTGGCGAGGACAAG CTCATCAAGTTCTCTGGTGTTGCCCACGGCGAGGCCTGCACCGTCGTTCTCCGTGGTGCTACTTCGCagatggtcgacgaggcggaccgCTCGCTGCACGACGCCCTGTCGGTGCTGTCACAGACGGTCAAGGAGACCCGCGTTACGCTCGGCGGTGGCTGCGCCGAGATGCTCATGAGCtgcaaggtcgaggaggctgccCGCAAGGTCAGCGGCAAGAAGgcgcttgccgtcgaggcgtTTGCCCGTGCCCTTCGCCAAATGCCCACCATTCTCGCCGACAACGGTGGTTACGACTCGtccgacctcgtcgccaagctccgcgcGGCCCACTTCGAGGGCCGCTCGGATGCCGGTCTCGACATGGACAAGGGCGAGATTGCGTCTATGAACGACTTGGGTGTCACCGAGTCGTACAAGCTCAAGAAGCAGGTCGTCGTGTCGGCTTCCGAGGCT TCCGAACTCATCCTCCGTGTTGACAACATCTTGCGCTCGGCCCCCAGGCGACGTGAGGCGCACTAG